Proteins encoded in a region of the Bombina bombina isolate aBomBom1 chromosome 12, aBomBom1.pri, whole genome shotgun sequence genome:
- the LOC128642685 gene encoding olfactory receptor 5A2-like yields MAHLQGVNQSSVSGFLIVGLSEAPEPQTILFLIFLGIYLITVIGNLVILAVISFDQRLHTPMYFFLANLAIIDVIFSTVTVPKLLSILITAKRFISYSNCVTQLLFFQFFVVAECYILAVMAYDRYVAICFPLNYTLIMSRVVRLKLVISCWVCGLINSTVQALSISKLVFCGPNVVEHFFCDVTPLFKLSCSDPKVGETIYMVVVVVAGFGPLFFILVTYGRIIYAVTRINSRSGLTKTFSTCASHFTVVALYYGCGTFSYIWPSSTAAMDKDVKVVAVLYTIMTPMLNPIIYSLRNKKVKEVIWKTLIKGLKT; encoded by the coding sequence ATGGCACATTTACAGGGGGTCAACCAATCCTCTGTGTCTGGCTTCCTAATTGTTGGTCTCTCTGAAGCTCCAGAACCTCAGACCATACTCTTCCTCATCTTTCTGGGTATCTACCTTATCACTGTTATCGGTAACCTTGTTATCCTGGCTGTGATTTCCTTTGACCAGAGGCTTCACACGCCAATGTACTTTTTCTTGGCCAACCTTGCCATCATTGATGTCATCTTTTCAACGGTGACCGTCCCAAAGCTTTTGTCCATCCTGATCACCGCCAAGCGGTTCATCTCCTACTCAAACTGTGTTACCCAGCTATTGTTCTTCCAGTTTTTTGTGGTGGCTGAGTGTTACATTCTAGCAGTAATGGCCTATGACAGATATGTAGCCATCTGCTTCCCGCTCAACTACACTCTAATCATGAGTCGAGTGGTTAGATTAAAGCTTGTGATTTCTTGTTGGGTTTGTGGCTTGATCAATTCAACAGTCCAGGCTCTCTCAATATCCAAGCTTGTCTTCTGTGGTCCCAATGTGGTTGAACATTTTTTCTGTGATGTCACTCCATTGTTTAAGCTTTCTTGCTCTGATCCTAAAGTTGGTGAGACAATTTATATGGTAGTGGTGGTAGTTGCCGGTTTCggccctctgttttttattcttgtgACTTATGGCCGCATCATTTATGCTGTCACCAGAATTAACTCCAGAAGTGGACTAACAAAGACATTCTCTACCTGTGCTTCTCATTTCACTGTGGTTGCTTTGTATTATGGGTGTGGGACCTTTAGCTACATTTGGCCATCTTCTACAGCTGCAATGGACAAAGATGTAAAGGTGGTGGCTGTGTTATACACAATCATGACTCCTATGTTAAACCCCATTATTTATAGTCTGCGCAATAAGAAGGTAAAAGAAGTAATCTGGAAAACGTTGATAAAAGGGTTAAAGACATAA